A genomic segment from Glycine soja cultivar W05 chromosome 20, ASM419377v2, whole genome shotgun sequence encodes:
- the LOC114401800 gene encoding B3 domain-containing transcription factor LEC2-like — translation MENFFVPFLKKNPNPSITTTGGSGSSSSNQTSLVQPSTYPQNFPYNTSEKLNFPEQPYFIPLYPFPTGQVSFSNQPYGMPNSELQGSRACMTKATRERWRQVRQRSKNSTPVAPNSVLERTTREQFVPNGGSNVRITVKQHNATKFFNTPNGKKLEEILTKKLNNSDVGVLGRIVLPKREAEDKLPTLWKKEGINIVLKDVYSEIEWSIKYK, via the exons ATGGAAAACTTTTTTGtgccatttttaaaaaaaaaccccaaCCCATCAATCACCACTACTGGTGGCAGTGGCTCATCTTCATCAAACCAAACAAGCCTTGTACAACCAAGCACATATCCTCAAAATTTCCCTTACAATACTAGTGAAAAACTTAACTTTCCAGAACAACCTTATTTCATTCCTTTGTATCCCTTTCCAACAGGACAAGTTAGCTTTTCTAATCAACCCTATGGAATGCCAAATTCGGAACTTCAAGGTTCGAGGGCATGCATGACCAAAGCTACAAGGGAGAGATGGAGACAAGTAAGACAAAGGAGTAAAAATTCTACTCCTGTCGCTCCTAATTCAGTTCTAGAAAGGACAACAAGGGAACAATTTGTTCCTAATGGAGGGTCAAATGTGAGGATCACAGTCAAACAACACAATGCAACCAAGTTTTTTAACACCCCAAACGGGAAG AAGCTAGAAGAAATTTTGACAAAGAAGTTGAATAATAGTGATGTTGGCGTCCTAGGCCGCATTGTGCTCCCAAAG AGAGAGGCTGAGGATAAGCTTCCGACACTGTGGAAGAAGGAAGGAATCAATATTGTACTAAAGGATGTATATTCTGAGATTGAATGGAGCATCAAATACAAGTAA